A region of the Mus caroli chromosome 7, CAROLI_EIJ_v1.1, whole genome shotgun sequence genome:
ATGATCATGGCGGTGGCTAGGGCCTTCCACATATGAGGTAAACACTATCACTGAGCCGTAAGGTCTaggaatttgttttttgtttttgtttttgtttttaattacatctaTTTTTGTTGTGCATGCATCCACATGGGAAGTCAGACGGCAAcatttgggagtcagttctcttcttccacaatgtGGTCCTGGAACCTGATCTCAAGCCATCTGGTTTGTAAAGTACCTCAGtctgactgcttctgcctgctgagcgctgggattacatGGAGTATTTTTAGTATGACCAGCACATTTTACCCTACCCACAGATCTCTATGAAACTGAAATAACTACCAGATGAGCAGGGACAGAACGAGGGGAGCTGGATGAGGCGATAACACCAGGTTAACATGACCTAATGGGAACTGTATCCTAAGAAGGGCTGTCATGGCAACTAGGCCTTCTATAAAACATCTCTCTAAGGTAAGGCAGCACCTGAGGCTCTCATGCTCTGATGCATTATAACATTTATAACCTTAAACCATGTTTCTGCTTTACAGCTACCTGAAGGGAGAGAATCTGGAGGTCATGAGTCATGTCACAATTCTGTGATGGAGCCAACTCCTGTGGTACACACAGCATCATCCCTGACACCTCAGAGGCCTCAGAGTGAATGGTCACCCCACCACCAGGTTGCACACCTCTCTTGATAGCAGCTAGGCTGAAATACACATTTCTCTGTTGTTTCAAAAGTTAAGCAGTAGAGACTTCTTTATTCTCATTTTGAGCATAAGTAGGCCACCAGGGGGCCTCTTCCCACACTGGTACCTACCTCCCTCACGGACAATCTGACTCCTTCTGGAAGATTGCTTTGGAGTACTTCCAAGAAAATCTCTGCAAATGTAGCACTCAGACCGCTGATCTGCAAATGAAGAGAGATGCCTAAGAGAGTGTGCTGAAGGCCAGGTAATTGGCAAGCAGTGCCTGGGCTCCCTTGCAACTCCAGTGAGGGAGAGGCTGACACACAGAGCTGGATTCTGAGCCCAGTCCccgcagggtttctctggctatTTGTGAAGGTGTGTGTTTGCTGAGACAGTCATGGTCAATTGTTCAGCGGATGTCACAACCAGACCAATACTGATTTTCTGATGCAACTCAGGTTTACCACACTGGCCAGGTGCTGGTGCGTCAGTgcaacttttattcacctgatgtaattgttgtctcagaggcttactgcctcagtctgctatcCTAGGCctggtcctggaagcttctagcctcagttatgttctaaccttctggctccttctcatgcTGTGGCTCATCctgccttcacctgtgtctagctagttctctccctctctgtaacctgtctctgtacaactgttcTGGTAaaactcctttcttttccctccctctgcacGGTCTTTAAgtagcctccctttcctctctctcttcctgagttgggcagatcctattctgtcaaatctttctctgatttggtcactttgtctgccactcaattagacatcactttcaagcatggtacttccttctacaaactttaccttccttgtttgggattaaaggtgtgtactaagggcgtGTCTGTATTGCAGCCAGCGGGAAGGTggaatttttagtttatttaggTAGGATCTCAGTGTATATAGCCCAGCGAGCCTCAAATTCACAAcactcctcctgcttcagcctcctaactgctcagattacaagcatgtgttaTCATACAAAAGGTCACAAATTGTACAATTCTgctaatataaaatacaataaatctaGAGAAAGTAGATTCATGGTTGCAAGGGGCTTGGAAAGAGGAGCAACTGCTGACTGACACAGGATCTATCTCACAGGTAATGAAAATGTTCTATAACTGTCTAGTAATGGCTGCATAACTGTTGGAATATACAAAAACCTATCAATTGTACACTTTCAATGAGTAAACTGCACAGCATGCTAACTCCATCAGTAGAGTTACAAGGCAGCAGGTGATGTCAGAGCTGCTGGGCTCCTAACAACCCTGGGCACCTCTATCATGGTGTGGCTGTGACCCTCCTATCTctgcagagaagaaaagacaaattacTACAgctaaagaaagcaagaaaagtaAATGGCCACATTGGGATGAGTATAAAGTGAAAAATATGGATCTCAAAGACTTTTAATTGGAAGAAGGTAAGGAATTTGATCAAtgaacaaagacaaagaaggatCAAGCTCCAGGCTCAAAGGATTAGAAAGAGGGAAGTTGTCCcctgaaaaattagttttccctGCAGTGAGGTCAGGGAGTACATTGTGGAGGATCCAACAAAAGCATATAGATATGCTTATAGATTTGTGTACACCTAGGTTTGTGTGTTATTGGTATACAAGGAAGCTTGGGGAATGGATGTGATTTCAtaacaggagaggcagaggagtcAAGAGCCCAGCTCTGGAATGCAGATATCATTTAAGGCAAAGGTTCTCAACCTGGGAGTTGAGACTCCTTTGGgggggggtcaaacaaccctttcataaggtcacctaagaccactggaaaacacatatatttacattatggttcacagcaatagcaacatTACGGTCTTGAAATACTTATGAagataactttatggttgggagttgtcacaacatgaagaactgtgttaaagtcACAgtactaggaaggctgagaaccactgatttaagGGAGGGAAGACAATAGTAAGAGAAGAATGACCAGAGGAGTAAAAGCACTTGGGGACCCTGAGTGCTTACCTGCACCACTCGCTCATGGGAGGTAAGGACGGAGTCTAGGACCATTTTGTTGCCTTGGTCTGGTAGTCGCATCACTTCTATGGTTTTGGTAGGCATTGCATAACTGCAGAAGAAGAGTTAGCTGTTTAGAGTGTCCACTCAAGCCAGCAGCACCACTTTAACCAGGCTCATCAGTGAGTACAGCCATTACTCCATGAGGTTGCTTACCTGCAGCCAGTGTTAAGTAAGCAGGCATCCTTTATCTCCTCCAGGATATCTCTAAACTCTGAGGGGACACACTGTGCTCAGTGCCTTTCTATGTCCCCAGCCACACTTGCCTGACACAATTTCCTGAGTGTAACCTGCTGATAATATCTATTTGGTGCTACTAAAAACGAGCCAATTCTAAAGGAATCCAGCCCAGCACTTAGGCAGGCTTTGGAGAAATAAGAGGGCATACCTAACAGTTCTGGAAGTTTCTCTCAAGGTCAGTACTAGTAACACTCCAGACCGGGCACTTTTTACTGTGGGTACTGGTCTGTGTATTCCTGCCTGTATCCATTGAATGTCACGAGGGCCCCCCCAAAGGGACAGAATGATGGCAGTCACCTCGGTTGGAAATCACTACTGCCAAGTCTGTGCTCACTCTAATAGCTTCTGTAGGCCAAGTTCTACAGGGAAAAGAGCAGTGTGTCTGGAGTCTCCCATTTACCAGCAATCCGTGCTTTGGTGAGACACCTCTCCCCCTGAGCTTCGTGAGTCAATGAAATTACAATCCGAGCCTCTGTGAGGACACTGAGGATCAGGTGTGGTGGTAAAAATAAACTAACATTTTAGCAGAAAGTACGGTATTAATACTGTATTCATCTCACCAAAAAGTTCATCAAATTGAAGAGAATGAAATAGTAATATTGACAATAGAACCCCCAATGTTCTATGTCCCACAATTTCATCAAATGGTCTCTATGGGTGGATCTCTACAGAAGGACACTTAGTGTGACCAAAATCGGAACAGAAACTTGATGGTCCCAGATTTAAAGACCAGTCCCGCCCTTACTCCCTGCCTGACTCCCAGGTCAATCCAgccctctttctgtgtgtctgtctctcagctAGGGAGTGAGAAGAACATGCCTTGTCACAGGTTTGCAGCCATGATTGAGACTACACAGCAATTTGCCTGCCATACTACATACACCCTCAAAAGCAGTTTCCTGTGCTCTGATAAATTGTTGTGAATTCCTGAGTACTGTGGACTCCTTGAGGTACCTGCTCCGAACAGCAGCTCGGACCACCCCAGCACAATCTCTGATTGCTTCTTTCCATACAAATATGGTAATAAATCCATAATATTTAAAAGTGGGGTCACAACCATAGACTCTTTATGAAAGGTCATATAAAATAATTCTGTGGGAGTTTGTTAGAAGGGGAAAGTATAAGAGGCTACCTATCCCTCTGAGTAGTCTGCAGGGAAGACTGACTGACTAGAACGACCACTAACCATGCGGTTTACATTTCAACGCTTACTTTCAATACAATTCCACTGGtttattcattaaaaacattGTAAGCCTgtaagatggctctgtggataaaggtACCAGGCACCAAGCCATctaagttcaatctctgggacctacatggtggaaggagagaactgactcccacagctgtcctctcacctccagcTGTGCTGggcacatgcacgcatgcacacacatacacataaataaatgtaaccataaaaaattattaatagcCTGCTCTGCCCTAGGCATTCTAGGGACAAATGAAGTCTGTGCCTTCAAAGAGTGTCAAATAGCTCAGAGAAAAGGGGGTCCAGGGATGGCTTCATGGGTGAAGTAGTGATTTAACAGGACATAAAAATGTACTTAGgatgctggagaaatggttcagcagttaagagcactagctgttcttccagggaagccaggcttgagtcccagcacccactcgGCAACTCATAACCATGtgtagctccaattccaggagcTCCTCTGTCATCTTCTGGACTCAcgaggcaccaggcatgcatgtggttcacACTCAGGTAAAACAGTcatacatacaaaagaaaataatttaaaaaatatacttaggagctaggcagtggtggtacacaacttcaatcccagggctacatagagaaactttgACTCGAAAcctccaaaacaagcaaacaaataaaatgaggTAGAGatcaactgaggaagacatctggcctacacacacacacacacacacacacacacacacacacacctgtaataccagcagtattgggaggtagaggcagaatgATTTGATTGTCCAAGGCCATTTTGGATATATACTAACTTTAAAtggataaataagtaaataaacactgAGGAAACTGGCCCTTTCACAGTAGCCTACACCTCTAAGTAGTTAAGTACAGGTCCTTTCCGTTCACTCATCTGCATTCTCTGCACTTTCCAGCTTTCCTGCAATGAATAAAATCGGATCAAACAGCAGAGacacaaaagggaaaagagaaaaaaaaaaccaaactatttGAAGAGTCAACCCCAGTTGACAATGTTCTCTTTGGACTTCAGATAaggctctgggctccatccctagcaCAGTAAATACCAGGGAAAGCTTGGGGGACGGGAGGAGGACCTGCTGGGCATGCACACGGCTCACACTCAAAGCTTGGTgctgccaaaacaaaaccaaaattatccAGAAACACACAAagctattcttaaaaaaaaaaatcttttttgaaagtagattttttttttaaagaggaaaaatgagTTGCCTCAGAACTAATGATGTTCACTGGTACATTCTCCATGAACACAAGCTGGTCAGCTGAGTGTCATTTCTGTCCCCCTAGGCAGCTGCTTAGCAAGGGAAGCAGGCAAATCAGAAGAGAGgcctcctctctgctctgctctgctgcaGGAGCGGCAGCTGCGCATTCCAGACCCCGTGCAGAACAAAACCTGGAGAGCTGCAGCCCAATTCCAACTCAAGGTCACAGACAGTATCCTCAGAGCTCCATCCCCACTCCAgaggaaaaattaaatgtaaaccaTGAGAAAACAAATTCATCTCCGAAAAGCTGGGCATCGTGAATGTGCAGTGATACAACAGTTGGCAAAGCTCAGTCAGCCAGTGCAGAGATCGGGTGAAAACAAACAGCTCTTTATGCTGAGCTATTTGCAGCGAGGAGccaagagagaagcagaaaccagggTGCCATTCATCCCACTGTTCTAGGaagcatggccatgagggctggggCACCATCCAAATCAACCACCATTTACTCCGTGCCTAGAATGCACTgcagactaggccagggcctggGGGTGGGCCactgagaagacagaagcagctcCTGCCTTATAGAATTTAACATAATACAGAACATAATCtgaaaaatcatagaaaataagCCTAAGGATAAAAATGCACATAAAGAAAAGGAATTTGTATACCCTTTATTTCTCCGGAATATATTACAGAAGGATTTAACTTATTAATAAGCTTTCttaaagaaatgataaacaaGATGGCACCTAAGGAAAATCAGGGTTGGATTGAAGGTAAAGCTTTGTTGCTAGAGTGGGAGCCTAGCAAGCAGGAAGCCTGGGGTTCAACCCTAGCACAGAATGAACTAAACCACGGGGGCACGAGCCATTAATCCTAGGACCTGGAGAGGGAAGCACAAggatcagcctcagctacatagtgagttcaaggccagcctgggctacataaaaccctatctcaaaaagtttTAGAAATTATGTCACACCCAACTGGACTGCACAGTCATATATAAGACCCTGTCACTCTTCAACAATGACTGAATGGCTTCTCTTGCGGCAGGCTTGTCCTAGGTGCTAAAGAACAAAGGACacggccaggtggtggtggcgcacacctttaatcctagcacctgggaggcagaggcaggtggatttcagagttcaaggccagcctggtctacagagtgatttccagaaaagccagggctacacagagaaaccctgtctcaaaaaaacaaaacgaaacaaaacaaatacccaAAGGACACAGTCGCCATCAACAAGGAACACAGTCAAGGAGGGGAGACTGATGGGTAAACAGAGTGCTAGGCGACATGGCACGTGTGTGCTGAGCCCATGTGCAGGCTTAAGAGAATGAAGGAGCTATTGCCTTTGAGAGCTAAAGATACAACTTATTATCAAATCCTGGGGTATGTTTAACAACTGCACTCTACATTATGAAGGTTGAAAAGTTTAAATTTGGCTTAAGGACTTAAAGAACtaatataattgaaaatatgGAAATCAGATACAACTGATCTGTAATCCTGGGAACTTCCTGGTTCTGTGACTTCAGTCTTTCAGATCTTTGGTTTCCTGGTGTGTAAAATGGGAGTGTgctaatattaaaaaagaaatggcagctgggcgtggtggctcacgcctttaatcccagcacttgggaggcagaggcaggcagatttctgagttcgaggccagcctgatctacaaagcgagttccaggacagccagggctatacagagaaaccctgtctcgaaaaaccaaaaaaaaaagaaaaaaaaagaaatggccatTTTTAAATGTCCACATGCTATGCATCTACCTATAATCTTGCTATCATGACAAACTACCTGAGCTGTTATTTGCCCTTTTAAAAAACCATCTCActtaaaaagttacttttaagAAGAAATGTGAGCTGTCTAAGCATATGACTTCGTGCTTtgctgggagggaggaggtgcaCAGCCACTGGTAAGAAGTCTGCAGAGTCTCCACACACTCACTCCAACCGTGCCACATTTACCATTGCACCATAAATCACAGTCTTACATAGAAATGAAAACTTTGTTCTCACAGAAACTCATACCTATTGGTAGTggctttatttataattgccaaaAATTAGAAGCCTAAATACCCTTCAATTAGCAAATGGGAACTGAAGCACATTCTATAATGAGATGCTACTGAGCAACAGAAAGGAGCAAAGTGTGGGATGCAGTCAAATATGGGTAAGTTTTGACTATATTATTCTAAGTGAGGAGTGCCATATTCAAAAGgaacatggtttgtttgtttgtttttttcccacttaTATGGCATTTTGAAAGAGACAAAACTACaggcaaagggaaaggaaatagaTTAGAAGTTAGCAAGGATTTGTGGGAAAGGAGTTGACTGCAGAAGCATAGAATTCAGGATGACTGAAATGTTTATATCTTGATTATAACCGAACTGATTCTACTTGTGTCCTCTAGTCACAGCTCACAGAACATTTTCACCAAAGGGAAATGACAGCGCAGAAAGTCTACCTTTACATCATGATTACTAATGAAGACCCACATCGGCTGCCATAAGTAGACggcaagttaaaaataaacacaatgaaaacaaaatcatgtcATAAATCCTAGCAAGACAGCAGTGCTCATCCAAGATTCCAAGGCCGACACCGCCTCTGTTGCAAAGATTAGGAGGTACTTAGACTAGGGTTCAGGTCACACCAGTCACTCTGGGCATGTCTCCTTGGAGTAATTGAATTGAGTATGAACTTAAAAGAAAAGCCATTTCTCATCAAGTGACTCAATGCTATTTAAGGCCAACCAGGGGACATGTGAGCCGTCAGAAACCCTGAGATAAGGCATGAAAGGCAGAGGCCCTGGAACAGACACTAAATGCCAGCTATCTTCCAGCAGATCCAAAGAACGCATGAGAGGGAGAGCAGGCAGAAATGCCTGGATCAGTGGAAAAACTTGTTAGGACTCTAATCTCCCCCAAACCGATCTGTAATTTCCACACACAATCTCAAAAGATCCCAGTAGGTTTTTCTATAGACATCAACAagttagtaaaaaaaattaatggaaaaaacaaaagaccattatagataatttttaaaaagaacaatgcaTTCTCAAGTTCTAGTAACTCCAATAGTGAAGTGTTAGTGTAAGCACAGATATATAGACCAATGCAACATAAACCACTTTCGGAAACAGACACAGGTATTCGTGGTCCGCTAGCTTCCAAAGATACTGAGATTCAGTGGAGAAAAAAGTTCTTTCACCAAATGATGAAACAACCGAAAGCCATattagaaaagaaaggcaaaagagaaaaaaggaaaaagaaaccaacTCCCTCTTGAAAAGGATGGGACAAACACAAATGACACATCATATACAACAATAGTGCAAAATGGGTCAGACTTAATGTAAGAGGACTGCTAGCAAACACTTTTACAGCTGTGGATTAGACAGTAAGTTATTATATATGACACCAAAGGCataaaccataaaagaaaaatgaacaattcAAACTTAATAAGTACTACACTACCCTTCTAAagaaacatttaagaaaacaggttagagtcaggcagtggtggcgcacgcctttagtcccagcccttgaggcagaggtaggcagatctctgtgagtttgaggccagccaggtcttcacagagaaaacctgtcttgaagaaagaagaaaaccagttGGATGTGGTGACTCGTGCCTATAATCTCAATACTccggaggcagaaacaggaggattgctgtaaatTTGAGAAATTAACCTGGTCTCACATGAGCTCCTGACATGCCAAGACCACCATAGTGAGGCTCTATCTCAAAGTCAAAGCTGAACACAATCATCTACTGACAGATGAACGGAGAAGCAAAATACAGGATATAATGGAATATTCAGTCTTAAAAAAGGAGTCTGACATACGGCACAACACGGACAAATTCTACAGACATTATGCTCAGCAAAATGAACCAggcacaaaataaatacacagtaGAATTCTACTTCTAGAAGGCaatcaaaaacagacaaaaagtaGGAAGGTTGTGTGGGGTGTCAAGGGGCAACAGTTATGGGATAAGCAGAGGAGGGAAAGCAGAATTACTGTTTAGTAAGTGCGGAGTTTCAGTTTTATAAGCTGAAAAAGTTCAAACACAGGAGGTGGTAACAACTGCCCACTATGAGTGCCATTGAGTTTGCCATTGATGCGCCATATGCGCATTAAAAACAACTAAGATGGagctggtgagagggctcagcctGTAAAGGTGACTTGtcagccaccaagcctgatgaactgagcctctgggacccacatggcatATTTACCCCCAGacccacatatacacaataaatacagAAATGCAATACAAAATTTTAGAAGTAGTAAAATTATTAGTTTCACATGTATTTTGCCAAAACCTTTTAAAACTTGCAAAAACATTTTTTGATGAACTTAAACACATTACGCTAAGTGAAAAAGGTCAGATACAAACAGCTGTCTACTGTGTGGTTCCATTTACATGCTATTCTGAAGACATCAAAACAACAGGAACACAGGGCAATGAGACGAAAGCTCATCGGGGAAGGCACCAGCCAGCATGCCTGATGTCCACAGAGCTCACCCATGGAACAAAAGCACTGACTCCTGCAAACCgatctttgacctccacatggga
Encoded here:
- the Mrpl48 gene encoding 39S ribosomal protein L48, mitochondrial isoform X2, giving the protein MSLAESYAQYVHRLCNRLSIKVEESYAMPTKTIEVMRLPDQGNKMVLDSVLTSHERVVQISGLSATFAEIFLEVLQSNLPEGVRLSVREHTEEDFKGRFKARPELEELLAKLN